The nucleotide window GCACTACGCTTCATATGATTCCTCCGGCAAAGACCCTCCGACAGTGTAGAGGCCGTTTTTATCCGGCGCCCTGCACTTTTTTTATGAGGCAGCGCCACGTTGAATCGGCAAAGCCACGTCGAGGACCGGCTATTTAGCCCTCGGTGCTGATAAACTGCGTCCCATTATTGCAGCCCCCTACCGTGTCGAGCGTGTAGAAAAAAGCCCTTCTGGAGGCGCCCATGAAATTCATCCACCAACGCGAGCATCTCAACGAAGACGATATTGTCGTCATCGAATGCTCCCAGACGTGCAACATCCGCCTGATGAACGATGCGAACTTCCGCAGTTTCAAGAATGGCGGGCGCCACACTTACCACGGCGGCGCGTTCGATACGTTCCCGGCGCGGATCACCGCACCGAGCACTGGTTTCTGGAACATCACCATCGACACCGTCAACCGCCGGGCC belongs to Pseudomonas sp. B21-028 and includes:
- a CDS encoding DUF1883 domain-containing protein yields the protein MKFIHQREHLNEDDIVVIECSQTCNIRLMNDANFRSFKNGGRHTYHGGAFDTFPARITAPSTGFWNITIDTVNRRAISVTRKPTLTHKIKIIRRSSSKLS